One Desulfobacterales bacterium genomic window carries:
- the hypA gene encoding hydrogenase maturation nickel metallochaperone HypA codes for MHEMGIAMQIIEIAAAAIPKGAPKGCVKRVNIKVGKLSAVVPQSLTFCFDIASKDSALAGAKLVIEEIPVKARCNVCQNEWTINEAVFTCPACNSGDIKLISGQELNIESIETAD; via the coding sequence ATGCACGAAATGGGTATTGCCATGCAGATTATCGAAATCGCCGCCGCCGCCATCCCTAAAGGCGCACCCAAAGGGTGTGTCAAGCGGGTAAATATAAAGGTTGGCAAACTCTCCGCAGTGGTGCCGCAAAGTCTGACGTTCTGCTTTGACATTGCCAGCAAGGACTCGGCTCTTGCCGGCGCGAAACTGGTGATCGAAGAAATTCCGGTGAAGGCCCGGTGCAATGTGTGCCAAAACGAATGGACCATCAATGAAGCGGTTTTTACCTGTCCCGCCTGTAACAGTGGCGACATAAAGCTTATTTCGGGGCAAGAACTCAATATTGAGTCGATTGAAACGGCCGATTAG